A genomic segment from Nodularia sphaerocarpa UHCC 0038 encodes:
- a CDS encoding GNAT family N-acetyltransferase: protein MTSWFFHPYHQEPLISAAEQADWQFQIRAATADDLTGIAQIIAESFHGHDGFWGWAFPLLRLGIYEDLKHRLSSPAPHHVCLVAIDTSAAATQNLVGTVELGVRLGDSWVPTGRSFPYLSNLAVNPKYRRHGVASELLMSCEKFSHDWGFEELYLHVLENNHQARQLYFKLGYKVHKLEPNWNTFLLRRSRQILLRKHLTMKVD from the coding sequence TTGACATCCTGGTTTTTTCATCCTTACCACCAAGAGCCATTAATATCTGCCGCCGAACAAGCTGACTGGCAATTCCAAATTCGTGCGGCTACAGCTGATGATTTGACTGGTATTGCCCAAATTATTGCCGAAAGCTTTCACGGACATGATGGTTTTTGGGGATGGGCTTTTCCGCTACTACGTTTGGGTATTTACGAAGACCTCAAACATCGCTTGTCATCACCTGCGCCCCATCATGTTTGTTTGGTTGCTATTGACACTAGTGCTGCTGCGACTCAAAATTTAGTAGGAACTGTGGAATTGGGTGTGCGTTTGGGTGATTCTTGGGTACCGACGGGCAGGAGTTTTCCTTATCTGTCTAATTTAGCGGTTAACCCCAAATACCGTCGGCATGGTGTCGCTTCAGAGCTACTGATGAGCTGTGAAAAATTCTCTCATGACTGGGGATTTGAAGAGTTATACCTCCACGTTTTGGAAAATAACCATCAGGCACGGCAACTTTATTTCAAGCTGGGATATAAGGTGCATAAATTAGAACCTAATTGGAATACGTTTCTCCTCAGACGCTCGCGACAAATATTGTTGCGTAAACACCTGACGATGAAAGTGGATTAA
- the arsS gene encoding arsenosugar biosynthesis radical SAM (seleno)protein ArsS (Some members of this family are selenoproteins.), translating to MPTRKTTTLNPAITLFKDKLSSSLTKKSISVLQINLGKRCNLACTHCHVEASPKRTEELSPQICEELITLIHQLSEIQIVDLTGGAPEMNYGFKPLVEAARITGKQVIVRSNLTIYFEDGFGDLPEYFAKHQVKVVASLPCYIADNVDKMRGTGVFDASIKALQWLNQLGYGQKSDLTLDLVYNPPLPTSEKFSLAPEQTNLERDYKIFLQKHFDIVFNNLFTITNLPVGRTKMYLERKKLHTSYLQFLESHFNPSTVEHLMCRNELSVDYLGNVYDCDFNQMMNLPAKTSSGESLTVAKLLEFGSLDLINEIQTANYCYGCTAGCGSSCGGALL from the coding sequence ATGCCAACTAGAAAAACAACTACATTAAATCCAGCCATCACATTATTCAAAGATAAACTGAGTTCTTCTTTGACAAAAAAAAGCATTTCTGTTTTACAAATTAATTTGGGTAAACGGTGTAATCTTGCTTGTACACACTGTCATGTCGAAGCTAGTCCGAAACGCACAGAAGAACTTTCTCCCCAAATTTGCGAAGAGTTAATTACTTTAATTCACCAATTAAGCGAAATTCAGATTGTGGATTTAACTGGTGGCGCACCAGAAATGAATTATGGATTTAAGCCATTGGTAGAAGCAGCAAGAATCACAGGTAAACAGGTAATTGTCCGGTCGAATTTAACGATTTATTTTGAAGATGGGTTTGGTGATTTACCAGAATATTTTGCTAAACACCAAGTGAAAGTTGTAGCTTCCTTGCCTTGCTACATAGCAGATAATGTAGATAAAATGCGTGGTACTGGTGTTTTTGATGCTTCAATTAAAGCCTTGCAATGGCTGAATCAACTCGGCTATGGGCAGAAATCGGATTTAACTTTGGACTTGGTATATAATCCGCCGTTACCCACAAGCGAAAAATTTTCCTTAGCCCCTGAACAAACTAATTTAGAGCGAGATTACAAAATATTCTTGCAAAAACATTTTGATATTGTGTTTAACAACCTATTCACCATTACTAACTTGCCGGTGGGCAGAACTAAAATGTATTTAGAACGAAAAAAGCTGCATACTAGCTATTTGCAGTTTTTAGAGTCCCATTTCAACCCCAGTACAGTTGAACATTTAATGTGTCGTAATGAACTGTCAGTTGATTACCTAGGTAATGTGTATGATTGCGATTTTAACCAGATGATGAATCTGCCCGCTAAAACTAGCAGTGGTGAATCCCTGACAGTGGCTAAATTGCTAGAATTTGGCAGTTTGGACTTAATTAATGAAATCCAAACAGCTAACTATTGCTATGGTTGTACTGCTGGATGTGGTTCAAGCTGCGGTGGCGCTTTACTTTAA
- a CDS encoding inorganic phosphate transporter, which produces MLIISLFLATLFLAYSHGANDNFKGVATLFGSRTTSYQTAILWGSMTTFAGAVASVFWAGKLVERFTAQSIFPDTTANVPEIHLAVAITTGLTLLIAALTGFPISTTHSITGALLGAGLVSIGFKVNFAALERLFLLPLFLSPIIAICLAAGTYSLLHYINSKLNLQPNPRLVDTCHFISSGIISFSRGLNNTPKIVSLILIIDYFSLQGGMLTIAMAMGLGGLLNSQQIAQTMSQKITTMNHTQGLSANMSTGILMIASSFFGLPVSMSQVSVSSIFGVGLIDKQTKSRVFYQILFSWILTLPITTIISGIIYRLLQ; this is translated from the coding sequence ATGTTAATAATCAGTTTATTTCTGGCTACGCTTTTTTTAGCTTATTCTCATGGAGCAAACGACAACTTTAAAGGCGTAGCCACACTGTTTGGTAGCCGGACAACCAGTTACCAAACAGCAATTTTGTGGGGAAGTATGACAACTTTTGCTGGTGCGGTAGCTTCGGTTTTCTGGGCGGGTAAATTAGTAGAAAGATTTACTGCTCAAAGTATATTTCCAGATACGACAGCTAATGTACCAGAAATTCATTTAGCCGTAGCCATCACCACAGGTTTAACCTTGCTCATTGCTGCCCTGACAGGATTTCCCATTTCTACAACTCACAGTATCACAGGTGCGCTACTTGGTGCTGGATTAGTATCTATTGGATTCAAAGTTAATTTTGCAGCCTTAGAGAGATTATTTCTTTTACCCCTATTTCTCAGTCCAATTATTGCTATTTGTTTGGCAGCAGGAACTTATAGCTTACTGCACTATATCAATTCTAAATTAAACCTGCAACCAAACCCAAGATTAGTTGATACTTGCCACTTTATCAGTTCGGGGATTATCAGTTTTAGTAGAGGTTTAAATAATACTCCTAAGATTGTTTCACTAATTTTAATTATTGATTATTTTTCACTTCAGGGAGGAATGCTCACAATAGCAATGGCTATGGGACTAGGTGGTTTACTCAACTCTCAACAAATCGCACAAACCATGAGTCAAAAAATTACCACCATGAATCATACTCAGGGGTTATCTGCAAATATGTCCACAGGAATTTTAATGATTGCGTCTAGTTTTTTTGGGCTTCCTGTTTCCATGAGTCAAGTTTCAGTTAGTTCGATTTTTGGTGTGGGACTGATTGACAAACAAACCAAGTCGCGTGTTTTTTATCAGATTTTATTTTCGTGGATTTTAACTTTACCTATTACCACCATTATTAGTGGCATCATTTATAGATTATTACAATGA
- the arsM gene encoding arsenosugar biosynthesis arsenite methyltransferase ArsM yields the protein MTYLETAAQFYSEVAQQPQVGLCCVQSTPLQLPGLKIPLAMQEMNYGCGTTVHHTELSNQPTVMYVGVGGGLEALQFAYFSRYPGAVIAIEPVAAMREAAARNLEIAARENPWFDTSFVEIREGDAFNLPVADASVDIVAQNCLFNIFEPEDLTRALKEAYRTLKPGGRLQMSDPIATCPIPAHLQQDERLRAMCLSGALTYEEYTQSIIDAGFGQIQIRARRPYRLLDSQTYNLEKNLLLESLDSVAFKVEIPEDGACIFTGKTAIYAGVESFFDDADGHLLQRGIPAAVCDKTAAKLSALQPAEIMITHSTWHYSGGGCC from the coding sequence ATGACCTATTTAGAAACAGCAGCGCAGTTTTACAGTGAAGTTGCACAACAACCACAAGTAGGACTTTGTTGTGTCCAAAGTACACCCCTGCAACTACCAGGACTGAAAATTCCTCTGGCGATGCAGGAAATGAACTATGGTTGTGGTACAACTGTTCACCATACTGAACTCTCAAACCAACCCACCGTCATGTATGTCGGTGTTGGCGGTGGGTTAGAAGCACTGCAATTCGCTTATTTTTCTCGTTATCCAGGTGCTGTAATTGCCATTGAACCAGTTGCAGCCATGCGAGAAGCCGCCGCACGTAACCTAGAAATTGCCGCTAGAGAAAATCCCTGGTTTGACACCAGCTTTGTGGAAATTCGAGAAGGCGATGCCTTTAATCTGCCAGTAGCTGATGCTAGCGTCGATATAGTGGCGCAGAATTGCCTTTTTAACATTTTTGAACCAGAAGACTTAACCCGTGCCTTAAAAGAAGCATATCGAACATTAAAACCAGGTGGACGCTTGCAGATGAGCGATCCCATTGCCACTTGTCCAATTCCCGCGCATTTACAACAAGATGAGCGACTACGTGCCATGTGTTTATCAGGCGCACTCACTTATGAGGAGTATACTCAAAGTATCATTGATGCTGGTTTTGGTCAAATTCAAATTCGCGCCCGTCGCCCTTACCGTCTGCTCGATTCTCAAACTTACAACCTGGAAAAAAATCTCTTGCTAGAAAGTCTCGATTCTGTGGCTTTCAAAGTTGAAATTCCCGAAGATGGTGCTTGTATCTTCACAGGTAAGACAGCAATTTATGCTGGTGTAGAATCTTTCTTTGATGATGCGGACGGACATCTGCTTCAGCGTGGGATTCCCGCAGCAGTATGTGATAAAACTGCGGCTAAACTTAGCGCTTTACAGCCAGCAGAAATTATGATTACCCATTCAACCTGGCACTATAGCGGTGGTGGTTGCTGTTAA
- a CDS encoding Mo-dependent nitrogenase C-terminal domain-containing protein: MASLTNSRLHHPLLHSVRQWLESREIHSAKLAHFLCRVIPAQCPFERDVKLFGHQLFHIPAMCKLNPLYEQLVSLRFKALCYLADECGEDVTAYC, encoded by the coding sequence ATGGCCAGCTTGACTAATTCCCGGTTACATCACCCCCTACTGCACTCAGTTCGTCAGTGGTTAGAAAGTAGAGAAATTCATAGTGCGAAACTAGCGCATTTTTTGTGTAGAGTTATACCTGCTCAATGTCCATTTGAAAGAGACGTTAAACTGTTTGGACATCAGTTGTTTCACATTCCGGCAATGTGTAAATTAAATCCCCTCTACGAGCAATTAGTAAGTCTGCGTTTCAAAGCGCTTTGTTATCTGGCTGATGAATGCGGTGAAGACGTAACAGCCTATTGCTAA
- a CDS encoding class I SAM-dependent methyltransferase — translation MTLNFLSNKKLLFDQWAFSYDWLFPSVIYQAIHKRLLEYVDLAERANILDMGCGTGRLLERLATKFPDVRGTGLDLSSNMLRIARLSNSHHPRLIYIEGQAESLPFGEGQFDAVFSTISFLHYLEPQQVLSEVARVLSPGGRFYLVDITAKKETAPQVLPISPRGIRLYSPQQRELLGSSAGLLCLSHHYLLGPVLLTIFVKPS, via the coding sequence ATGACTTTGAATTTTCTCAGTAACAAAAAGCTCCTGTTTGACCAATGGGCATTTAGTTACGATTGGCTTTTTCCTTCAGTAATTTATCAAGCCATCCATAAGCGGCTGCTGGAGTACGTCGATTTAGCCGAACGAGCCAATATACTTGATATGGGCTGTGGTACTGGACGACTACTTGAGCGCTTGGCAACTAAATTTCCTGATGTCCGTGGTACAGGATTAGATTTATCATCTAATATGTTGCGGATAGCAAGACTCAGCAATTCTCACCATCCACGTTTAATTTATATTGAAGGTCAAGCAGAATCTCTGCCCTTTGGTGAAGGTCAGTTTGATGCTGTCTTTAGTACTATCAGCTTCTTACACTATTTAGAACCTCAACAAGTGCTGAGTGAAGTAGCACGGGTACTTTCACCTGGGGGGCGCTTCTACCTGGTTGACATCACCGCGAAAAAAGAGACAGCACCGCAAGTTTTACCGATTTCTCCTCGTGGTATTAGACTCTATAGCCCTCAACAACGTGAACTTTTAGGTTCATCGGCTGGATTATTGTGTTTGAGTCACCATTATTTACTAGGGCCAGTTTTGCTGACAATTTTTGTGAAACCATCCTAG
- a CDS encoding Uma2 family endonuclease, translating into MQGIETTLPLRLWTVEEYHRMAEAGIFGVDERVELLEGKIIWKITKGTAHRSAVGRTDYLLKNRLGNRAWVSIQDPIKLNERSEPEPDIAVVKIDPLDYADHHPTPPEVYLIIEVANSSLTLDCETKAKAYSQAGITDYWVLDVISRQLHVFREPTQEGYENQVILAENDTISPLAFPDLQIVVLEMLPPVR; encoded by the coding sequence ATGCAAGGCATAGAAACAACCTTACCGCTTCGCCTGTGGACAGTTGAAGAATATCATCGGATGGCTGAGGCTGGGATTTTTGGTGTAGACGAGCGAGTGGAACTTCTAGAAGGAAAGATTATCTGGAAGATTACCAAAGGAACAGCCCATCGGTCAGCAGTGGGGAGAACAGATTACTTACTCAAAAATCGTTTAGGAAATCGCGCCTGGGTATCTATTCAAGACCCAATCAAGTTAAATGAACGATCTGAACCAGAACCGGATATTGCTGTTGTTAAAATAGATCCTTTAGACTATGCAGACCACCACCCAACACCACCTGAAGTTTATCTGATTATTGAGGTAGCAAATAGCAGTTTGACACTAGACTGCGAGACTAAAGCCAAAGCTTACTCCCAAGCAGGAATTACAGATTATTGGGTGCTAGATGTGATTAGCCGTCAACTGCACGTTTTTCGGGAACCGACTCAGGAAGGCTATGAAAATCAAGTAATTTTGGCAGAAAATGACACTATTTCACCCTTGGCGTTTCCTGATTTGCAAATTGTGGTTTTAGAAATGCTACCACCAGTCAGGTAA
- a CDS encoding HAD family hydrolase, whose product MVTIKCRNISFSNIQAIFFDKNGTLEDSEAYLRSLGQKSARMIDAQIPGIGEPLLMAFGINSDTLDPAGLISVASRRETEIAAAAYIAETGKGWFESLKIARQSLDEAEKYLGTTPAPLFPGTLELLQSLSAAGIKLGIISAATTTEVSNFVKQHELTDYIQLQKGVDDGPSKPDPILFLQACEALGVEPANTLMVGDAVGDMQMARNAKAAGCIGITWVGKSDHVQGADVVINQLDEIVISH is encoded by the coding sequence TTGGTAACTATTAAATGTAGAAACATCAGCTTTTCCAATATCCAAGCCATTTTTTTTGACAAAAATGGTACATTAGAGGATTCTGAAGCTTATTTGCGATCGCTTGGACAAAAAAGTGCGCGGATGATAGACGCGCAAATTCCCGGAATTGGCGAACCCTTATTAATGGCCTTTGGTATCAATAGCGATACCCTAGATCCAGCAGGTTTAATATCCGTAGCCAGTCGCCGGGAGACAGAAATTGCCGCAGCTGCATATATTGCCGAAACTGGGAAAGGATGGTTTGAATCTCTAAAAATAGCGCGTCAATCCTTAGACGAAGCTGAAAAATATCTGGGTACAACTCCTGCACCACTATTTCCAGGTACTTTGGAGCTATTACAGTCCTTGTCAGCAGCCGGAATAAAACTCGGTATCATTTCCGCAGCAACCACAACCGAAGTTAGTAATTTTGTAAAACAACACGAGTTAACTGATTACATCCAGCTACAAAAAGGGGTAGATGACGGCCCCAGTAAACCAGATCCAATATTATTTTTACAGGCTTGTGAAGCTTTGGGAGTAGAACCAGCTAATACATTGATGGTAGGAGATGCTGTTGGTGATATGCAAATGGCACGTAATGCTAAAGCCGCAGGTTGTATTGGTATCACCTGGGTGGGTAAATCAGATCATGTCCAAGGCGCGGATGTGGTGATTAATCAACTAGATGAAATAGTCATTAGTCATTAG
- a CDS encoding 30S ribosomal protein S1 has translation MVNQNLTATEIGFTHEDFAALLDKYDYHFSPGDIVPGTVFSIEPRGALIDIGAKTAAYIPIQEMSINRVDAPEEVLQSNETREFFILTDENEDGQLTLSIRRIEYMRAWERVRQLQAEDATVRSGVFATNRGGALVRIEGLRGFIPGSHISTRKPKEELVGEELPLKFLEVDEERNRLVLSHRRALVERKMNRLEVGEVVIGTVRGIKPYGAFIDIGGVSGLLHISEISHEHIDTPHSVFNVNDEVKVMIIDLDAERGRISLSTKQLEPEPGDMIKNRDLVYDKAEEMAAKYREQMLAKQQGITAAPAEAEEVVGAEEAVEATTEEETPVATETQEEVSAVATVEEEAPAVTEEVSAVAAVEEEVPAATESEEEIPATVEQEG, from the coding sequence ATGGTCAATCAGAACTTAACCGCTACAGAAATTGGATTCACTCACGAAGATTTCGCTGCTCTACTTGACAAGTATGATTATCACTTTAGCCCTGGAGACATTGTACCAGGAACAGTTTTCAGTATAGAGCCGCGCGGCGCTCTGATTGACATAGGGGCTAAAACAGCAGCCTACATACCTATACAAGAAATGTCTATTAACCGGGTCGATGCCCCGGAAGAAGTTTTACAATCAAACGAAACCAGAGAATTTTTCATCCTTACTGATGAAAACGAAGATGGTCAGTTAACCCTTTCCATTCGTCGCATCGAATATATGCGGGCTTGGGAACGTGTGCGGCAGTTACAAGCAGAAGATGCTACTGTTCGTTCCGGTGTATTTGCTACTAACCGTGGTGGTGCATTAGTACGCATTGAAGGATTACGCGGCTTCATCCCCGGTTCTCACATCAGCACCCGCAAACCGAAGGAAGAATTGGTAGGAGAAGAACTACCATTGAAATTCTTAGAAGTAGATGAAGAACGCAACCGCTTAGTTCTATCCCATCGTCGAGCGCTAGTTGAGCGTAAGATGAACCGCCTAGAAGTGGGAGAAGTGGTAATCGGTACAGTTCGTGGTATTAAACCATACGGTGCTTTTATAGATATTGGTGGTGTGAGCGGACTGCTACACATTTCTGAAATTTCTCACGAACATATTGATACACCTCATAGCGTATTCAATGTCAATGATGAAGTTAAAGTCATGATCATTGATTTGGACGCAGAAAGGGGTCGGATTTCCTTGTCTACCAAGCAGTTGGAACCCGAACCCGGTGATATGATTAAGAACCGTGATTTGGTTTATGATAAAGCTGAAGAAATGGCAGCTAAGTATCGTGAACAGATGCTAGCTAAACAGCAAGGTATTACTGCTGCGCCTGCGGAAGCTGAGGAAGTAGTGGGTGCTGAGGAAGCAGTAGAAGCTACAACTGAGGAAGAAACCCCAGTAGCAACTGAAACTCAAGAAGAAGTATCGGCTGTGGCTACAGTGGAAGAAGAAGCTCCAGCAGTAACCGAAGAAGTATCGGCTGTAGCTGCGGTTGAAGAAGAAGTTCCAGCAGCAACCGAGTCTGAAGAAGAGATTCCAGCGACTGTTGAACAGGAAGGTTGA
- a CDS encoding photosystem II reaction center protein T yields the protein MESVAYILILALAIGVLFFAIAFREPPRIQKKEEE from the coding sequence ATGGAAAGCGTTGCATATATCTTGATTTTGGCTCTGGCCATAGGTGTTCTTTTCTTTGCGATCGCATTCCGCGAACCACCCCGCATTCAAAAGAAAGAAGAAGAATAG
- the psbB gene encoding photosystem II chlorophyll-binding protein CP47 produces the protein MGLPWYRVHTVVLNDPGRLISVHLMHTALVAGWAGSMALYELAIYDPSDPVLNPMWRQGMFVLPFMSRLGVTESWGGWSVVTGNAASDPGFWSFEGVAAAHIVLSGLLFLAAVWHWVYWDLELFRDPRTGEPALDLPKMFGIHLFLSGLLCFGFGAFHLTGLFGPGMWVSDAYGVTGSIQAVAPEWGPAGFDPFNPGGIVAHHIAAGVVGIIAGLFHLTVRPPERLYKALRMGNIETVLSSSIAAVFFAAFIVAGTMWYGNATTPIELFGPTRYQWDQNYFTQEIERRVQTSMADGATRSEAWAAIPEKLAFYDYVGNSPAKGGLFRTGPMVKGDGIAQSWQGHAVFTDAKGRELTVRRLPNFFETFPVILTDADGVIRADIPFRRAESKYSFEQTGVTVSFYGGDLNGQTFTDPADVKKFARKAQGGEIFDFDRETLNSDGVFRTSPRGWFTFGHAVFALLFFFGHLWHGSRTIYRDVFAGVEADLEEQVEWGLFQKVGDKSTRRKEAL, from the coding sequence TGGGCTGGTTCAATGGCACTGTATGAACTGGCTATTTATGACCCCAGTGATCCGGTTCTTAACCCCATGTGGCGGCAAGGAATGTTCGTCCTGCCCTTCATGTCACGTTTAGGTGTTACCGAATCTTGGGGTGGCTGGAGCGTCGTCACTGGTAACGCAGCCAGCGACCCTGGTTTCTGGTCATTTGAAGGTGTAGCTGCGGCTCACATCGTGCTTTCTGGTTTATTATTCCTAGCAGCCGTATGGCACTGGGTTTACTGGGATTTGGAACTCTTTAGAGATCCTCGCACCGGTGAACCTGCTCTAGACTTGCCAAAAATGTTTGGCATTCACCTGTTCTTATCTGGTTTACTTTGTTTTGGCTTTGGTGCTTTTCACCTCACCGGACTATTTGGCCCAGGTATGTGGGTTTCTGATGCCTACGGAGTCACTGGTAGCATCCAAGCAGTAGCACCAGAATGGGGACCGGCTGGGTTCGACCCATTTAATCCTGGTGGTATTGTTGCTCACCATATCGCCGCAGGCGTTGTTGGCATTATTGCTGGTTTATTCCACCTCACAGTAAGACCCCCCGAAAGGCTATACAAAGCCCTGCGGATGGGGAACATTGAAACAGTACTTTCAAGCAGTATTGCTGCGGTATTCTTCGCAGCTTTCATTGTTGCTGGTACTATGTGGTACGGTAACGCTACCACCCCGATTGAACTATTTGGTCCGACTCGTTATCAGTGGGATCAAAACTACTTCACTCAGGAAATTGAGCGTCGCGTCCAAACTAGCATGGCTGACGGTGCAACCCGTTCAGAAGCTTGGGCAGCAATTCCCGAAAAACTGGCTTTCTATGATTATGTCGGCAATAGCCCCGCTAAAGGTGGTTTATTCCGCACTGGTCCGATGGTTAAGGGTGATGGAATCGCCCAATCTTGGCAAGGTCACGCAGTATTCACAGATGCTAAGGGTAGAGAATTGACCGTGCGTCGTCTCCCTAACTTCTTTGAAACCTTCCCAGTTATCTTGACCGATGCTGATGGAGTTATCCGCGCTGATATTCCTTTCCGTCGGGCAGAATCGAAGTACAGTTTTGAACAAACTGGTGTCACAGTCAGCTTCTATGGCGGTGATCTCAATGGTCAAACCTTTACAGATCCAGCAGACGTGAAGAAATTTGCCCGTAAGGCTCAAGGTGGCGAAATCTTTGATTTTGACCGCGAAACCTTGAACTCTGACGGTGTATTCCGCACTAGCCCCAGAGGTTGGTTTACCTTTGGACACGCTGTGTTTGCTCTGCTATTCTTCTTTGGTCACCTGTGGCACGGTTCTCGGACAATTTACCGAGACGTTTTTGCTGGTGTTGAAGCGGATCTTGAAGAGCAAGTTGAATGGGGTCTATTCCAGAAAGTGGGTGACAAATCTACCCGCCGGAAAGAAGCTCTTTAA